ATTGCAGTATTCACGGAATTATCGGGCTGATTGTATCAGGACTCTGTCGACTACGTTGTGCATCTCGGGGATTACATCTACGAGTACAAGAACGGCGATTATGGTTGGGGCAACAGCATTGGTCGCATTCCTCAGCCAGATCACGAGATCTTCACACTTTACGACTACCGAAAGAGGCTTGCGACTTACCGCACTGACTTGGATCTCGTGGCCAGTCACCAGCAATTCCCTTGGATTCCTGTCTGGGATGACCATGAGGTTTCTGATAACACTGTATGTCATACCAATCGCTCCTTCCAAGCAATTACTGATACCTGACAGTACCGCGATGGCGCATCTGAGCTTAACAACACTGAAAACTCTTTTCTCCGCGATGGCGGTGTTTCAGTCGACCAGAGAAAGATGAACGCGGTTCGAGCGTACTTCGAGTGGATGCCCATCCGCCAGGTCGACATGGACGACAACCTCCGCATTTGGCGGTCTTTCTCCATCGGCAAGCTGGTAGATCTCATGATGCTCGACACTCGGCAGTACGACCGTTCGATCACTGACCTATACTGGAACACCGACTACATTCACGAAATCTCAAACGACGCCGGCCGGTCTCTTATGGGCTCCCGTCAAGAAAACTGGTTCTACCGTAGTCTTTCCGAGTCCGCTGAGCGCGGAGCAACCTGGCGCATTGTCGGTTCTCAAATCGTCTTCTCACGCGTCAACCAATCCGCCGCCTACGGTTCAGAGAATCCCCTAAACTACGATGCGTGGGATGGTTACCAATCGAACAGAAACCGTACGCTGCACCACTTGTACAGCAGCAAAATCAACAACAACATCTTCCTCGCAGGCGACAGCCACGCATCCTGGGTCAGCGACCTCGTCTGGCTAGGCGAAGAGGACTACAACTCCAGCACCGGCGCCGGCAGCATCGGCGTCGAGTTCGCCGGCTCAGCTGTAACATCGCCATGTCCCTACGGTGCAAACATCACCCTCGCAACCGCAAATAACTACTCCTCCATCATCCAATCCGCCAACACTGAACTCCAATGGCAGGACCTGTACTATCGCGGATACTTTGAACTCCACTTCAGCCACGACGAGGTCAACGCTAATTTCTTTGGCATGCCGACCGTGGTGACGCGCAATGGCTGGGAAATCCCGCTTGCAAACTTTACAGTCAAGAGTGGGGAGAATAGACTGCAAAGGCCGGTTGCGGGTGGTGTTGTTGAGAGCGGAAGCTTGAAGGGTGGCAAGACGGTGCAGAACAATTTGACGCTGGATACGAACAATGGCTCGTGGTTTGTCAGTCGTGCTAATTTGGAGGTCTTGTAGATAGCCATCCGGGCCGGTATGTAAGGTCCTGCAAAATAAAAGTTTGTTGTTATGGTATCATGGTGGTAACTTTGGAGCTCCGCAGAAAACTTCGGGTCCGTTGTTGCTGATGAATACGTAATAGAATATATTCTTACTTTTTGCGCAGCAGTTCAGGAGGGAGCTCATCCGTTGTCTTGGAGCTTTGGAAGGGTCCACCAATATTAGCGAGCGCCCCGAAATGCTGCAGGTGGTACAAGTCTCTGGGACTCTCAAAGGACCGAAAAAGTACATTTTGACGGACTAAGCGCGCTCAGGGGGACATTTGGAATGGGAAATTTCATGAGCGGAAAGGTGAGGATGGGAGGGCGGGGAAAGATGTTGTTCGGCGCTTGGCGGGCTTGGTGTATCTACGTAGTGATGTCATCTCACCAGCGTTGAAGATGACAGTCACTCCTTTCTCCCTTCTGCACGAATTTCGAAATGCACTAATCACAAGTCTCTTGGAACTTACAGCAAAATGCATCGCGCGTTCTAGAACGTCAGCGCTATGGCGGCATCGGCATGAGCGTTGGGAAAAAGTAATGACATCTTACGGAGGTGTTGGGCAGAGCAGACATCGGTGCGGCCCTTCCTCCACAGCCAAGCAACGCCCAAATGCGTTCCGTAAGCGCATCTCCGCAGCCCCATAGGAAGTAACGGGTTAGTAGAGCGATTAACCATCTTGACAGCGCATGTACGGACACATGTAGAAATCGGGCAAAGTACCTCCACATCTGACCTAATGCGGTTTACACAGCCCCGCGAGGGTGCATGTCACTACCCAAAGAGGAAGTCTTGGTGAAGGTACTAGCGCAATTCAGCATCTTAGGTAAGATCACGGAACTTGATCTACCCGTACTAAGGCGGCTAGGCGATATCTTGGGAGTCGATCATACACTGCAAAGGATATGTTTTGTTTAGCAAAAGACCACGGGAAGAGACGGAAGGTGCCGTTACCAAGACCCTGGACGGCGGTTTTCCACAGTATGGGAGATTCTTGTTGGCGCGGACATGTTGAGGCTTCGCGATGGAGATTCTTTTTGACCGGGGTTTAGTGATCCGCTGGGGTTATGAGCGCTTCACTATTTCGCTTTGGGCTGTTTGTCCTTTCAGATACGGTCTCCAAGACTTACTAACTAGGCTTTTGGTCATAGTCTTGTGTCCATCTATGCTCTTTTTGCGCCGGAAAGTATGTTTTCAGCTATGTGGTTGTTGACTTGGCTGCGGCGGTCCGGAAGCCTTCACCAAGACACCGGCGGGTCATCTCCCAAGGGCTTACCAGTAAGCGGTAGGTGCGGTGCGGGAACTGACGATGTCATCGGGCACCCGCAGGAGAGGCAGAGTTGTGAAATTGGTACCAAGAGTAGAGACCCGGGGGTATAAAGGACTCCTTGTTTCCCTACTCTCAAGGGGCATCCATCAGCATCACTACATCTCATCTCTCCAACCGACTACCATCTTCAATCCCAAACACCAACTACAATGCATTTCACCACTACCGTCATCGCCGGCCTCGTCGCCGCCCCTCTCGCACTCGCCGCGCCCTCGGTCCTTCCAGGCAACATCTTGACCGGTGATTACCGTAGCTCTTACTTCGACGCCGAATACACGGTCAATGCTACACCCGATCTAGTCATCGCCAACACTGGCGAGGCTGTCCCCGGCCAACCTGGAGCAACTGGAGTATTCAGATACGGCATCAACGTTGCCGACAACGTCATTTGCTACAACATCAAGCTCAGCGGTGTGACCGGCGAATACAAGAGCCCGGCGGCTACTGCGACGCATATCCACGAGGGTGTTGCGGGTAAAGCGGGACCACCCAGAATTGTAAGTTATTCCCTTTTGCCAATGCGTCTCTCGCATGCTGTTACTTTATATGTTGAGTCATCTACTAATCTCTCTTCAACAGGCATTCCCCAACCCCACTGGCACTGACAGCTGCCGTACCTCGGTCGGCTGCTTGAAGGGACCCTTCATCACTGGTATCAAGAACAACGCTACCGGCTTGGACCAGGGTGATGGTTTCAATGTTGGCAAGATTCTTGCGAACCCCTCCGGTTTCTTCACTGATACACACACTGTCGAGTACTCAGCTGGTGCCGTCAGGGGACAGCTCTGCAAGTAGACTCTGAGTTGAAAAGTTTTTCATGGAGATCTGAGTATCTTGTATATATAGCATAATTTCTAATTCATCTTTGTCTACATTCATCGACGTCCTTTTGCGATGCACATACCAATGGGGTTTCTATCAACGCCTCGGAACGCCATCGGAATGGCGTTCCGAAGTATCCTTTCCCCTTCACACCACTCGCCACCTCCCCTCCCTCATCGCCGATCACAAACAACACACCGATCCAATCGTATCACAAGAGCGTTGTAAGACACATCAGGTACCCGCTCATCCCAGCAGAACAACATCACCCTGACGCTACAATATGCATATGCGTGATTCAGACCATGACGTCGCGTTGATGTCAAAAGTGACGCCGTCATGGAGTATGTAGTAAATAAGAAAGTTCTCTAGATACTAAAGCTGAGAAACAGACACCTTGTATACTGTACACTTTGGCAACATAAAACTCAAGTTCATTTACTTTACTTCCACACATTTTGCACTCTACACAACAGATATAAACGAACACCATCCACAACCAAACATGAGCCAGAACAAGAACCCCAACGCCGTCAGCGACGGACGCCAGTTCGCAGGCCATGTCGCACCCAGCGAGCCCCTCATGAGCGGCGGTGTAAGCATCCCcatcctctccctcctcctctcGGCCGCTTGAACCACCCCACCCCATCTCCCCATCTCCCCCATCTCCCCAACCCCCCACTAACAAAACCAAGCACAAACCCGGCGTAAACATCGGCAATGACTCGGCCCCCGAATTCCACGCCCAAACCCTCCCCGCCGGCACCGCCCCAGCGCACTCAACACACACGCCCAACCCACCCCTCAACAACCAAGGCCTCTACCACCACGCCTCCGACACCATCCAAGGCGCCACCTCCTCGGATGTTCACATGGGGCTAGGCCACCCGGGCCAAGGTCAAACGAGCCAGGAGTTGCATGATGGACGGCGTGTGGGTCAGGGACTTGCGGGGTTGGCGAGTGGAGTGGGAGATCAGCAGACGGGTGGGGATGTGAGGGATCTCAAGGATTTGCCGAAGCATGCTGCGCAGAGGAATTTGGGGGATGTGCCGACGGGGCAGAGGGGGAATGTTGGGGGGCCGCCGGCGGAGGAGAGGGAGCCTACGAGAGTTGGGGGGTTGGAGGATTGAGGGGAAATGGTAGTGCTGTCGTGAGGACTGTGACTGGTGTTAATAGTGTCATCGCCAAGGATTTGGGAGAGCTTTTATGTGGCTGACTCGCTCACTGGTGTATTGTCAGAAAAGCTTGACTTCCAAGTAGCAATAGTCTGCATATGTTCTATATACAAACACAATACCACACTACCTCCTCCGTCCAGAGCCCGACAGAATGCATCCATCAGAGCACTCAGGATCCGTACTGTTATACGCAATCTGCCCCACACTACCGCCAGGCTCAATACTAGGATCACGTGGACTCTGAAACATGCGACCATTCTCCGGTGCAACCAAAGTCTCCAAGATATCACCAAAAGGATTGCGCACATGAGCAATCGGCTGACCCTTCGACACCATCTCATCAACACCAACCAGCCTCTCAACAAAGCCACCGTACTGCGACGAGGTGTCGTGGAAAGTAGTAATGATGTATGTTTTGCTTAGATCGGGCTCGACGGTTGTGTTTGAAGGCGTGATTTTAAGGTCGACCATAACGCGGTTTACGTAGTCGACTACGCGGTCGATAAGGCTGTTGTTCCACACCTTGGCTTGGCCCATTTCGACCGTGAGCGACGGAATCTTGTAGTCGATGAAGGTTGTTTCGATGGAGCCGGGCTCGCCGGGGTCGATCTTTAGCGTGTCGGGCTGGAGGAGCTTGGCGAGGCGCTCGACGTAGGGGAGGCGGAAGTCCGAGTAGCACCATAGTGAGGTTTCGCCGCCTGAGCTGGGGGTGTCTGTTGTGGTGATTAGTCAAGAAAGTGGTAGTTTGTTGTTTTGGAGGGCGTACGTAGGTCAATGCCCACGTCGACGTTGGACATGTTTCCCCAGATGTGGTTCCAGATGTTGTAGGCTAGGATTTGAGGTCCACTGCCTCCTTCTGTCGCTGCGACACCTGGGAAAATGCGGTTCACGTTTGTGAGGGAGCCGCTTGCGCCTGAGGAGAAGTAGTTGCGCTGGTTAAGGTAGATGCCCATTGGGTTGACAGTGGGAATACCAATGACTGCGAACGTTAGCAGTGCGCGTAGAAACTGCAATAGAATATCATACCCGTGCCATTGAGTGTCGCGACCTGGTCTTGCAGCTGCTCAAAAATGCGCTGCACCACGCGAACCGGGTTCAGCTCATCGCCGTGAATAGTACCCGAGAGCGACAACTTCTTCCCCGTCTCCAGACTCTCCTTGGTTCCTCGCGCGACCATAATGGGAATATGAACCGGATGACCGCCATTGAGCTCACCAGCTCGGAGATAGTACTTCGAGACGGTCTGTGGGGGCACATCTGCGAGATTGAGTCCCTGAATGACGGGAACGCCATTCACAACATCGCCGGTGAAGTTGACGGCCGAAGCACTTCCGGCGAGTACCGCCGTGGTCGCAATGGCAGAAAGGAGCTGCATTGTCGCGCGTTTGGCTGGCTGGGATGCTCAATTGCCATGGCGAGAGCTACCTACCCGTCATTTTATAGCTCCAGAACTGCAAGATAAGGCACCAGCCATTGTCGTCCTAAGATCCGTACCAACACGAGCGTTTTGCGCAAAGAGGAAGGTCAACTTGTCTTTTGTCCACACAAGTGACGATGCCCAGAAAAGGGCCTGCATGCCAATTCTCGGCACCCTCAGGGTGGAACCGGTGTTCGCTGATAACCATGGGCTCGGGTCGCATTCATTAGCGACGGCATTTGCTGCGACTGAGAATCCATTCAAAGCGGACTTTTTGCCTGGGAAGTAATGGTGTTTTTACTTGAGATTTGGGCATGTTTGAGGTTGATGTGTAACGCGCCGCCCTGATGAATCAAGACGCATGCGAGTCATGGTCAGGCCGATATCGATAAGGAGCCGTAAGCCTGACTGACAGTGCCAGTTCAACACTTCATCCATGGGTCTACAGAACTTATGACTTTTCGTCTCTCAAATGGTTTTCATGGCGCTCTCTCAACTTGTATCCACAGATCTTGCCTCAGCTCTACTGCTCCAGTCCTGTATCCATCAAACCGTGTCTAGCCTCATACTCTTCGATCTCGCACCATGTCTAGCCTAGATGATATCACCTTCCAGGCCCTGATCAGCCTTCCGTCTCTTCAACCCTCTCAAAGCGAGTACCCAGCGTACATGGCGGATACTACGTCGAGTGATGTTGGGCTTTGGTCGGGGGCGCGGCGGGAGCTCTGAGGGAAAATAGAGCTGCTGAGATAACTGGTGAACTCCAGTCGTAGGCATGGTTTAGTTGGTTCCGTTTATTATAACCTTAACTATGCCCGGGGGTGTCAAGCAGTGAGGTAGCTAGGAGTATGGTTTATAGGGACTGAAAATGGGAGCCATTGCACAAGCGTGCATGTTGTCTGACTTGGTCGGGTTCCTTTTAGTTGATCTTCCCTGAAACACTGCGCTGGACAAAGAGGAACTACTGCATAGATAGCTCGTGGTGTATGCAGCCATTGCTTGCTACCAAAGTAGGTTACATCGAAGTTATCTTCCCTTCTCGTTCTCCGAGCTCGTACATTCTGAGACTCAAGTTTGCCCACAATGTCTTCCTTGTCGTCCATTAACTGCCCGATCCTTTCTCATGGCACTCCCCTCATCCTTCTATTCTCTTCAATTCTCACAGAACCTCCCCTAAGATTCAATCTTTCTGTGTTGCAGAATGTGAATAAGCAACATAGACCACCATGATGCCTGCCATCACAATGATCTGCCCAACCAGCACAAACACACAGATCTTCAGCCTCCTGTTGGTCCTAGCAAGGTTCTGGAGATCATGCTGCACCTGACTCCGTACGCCTAAGCTACCCATCTCGATGTCCACTCGCGAAACGGAAGTGTGGTTGGTGGTCATGTTCTTATCCGTCTGCGCAGCTTGAGTCGGCGGCCGCACAGGTAGACTGAATAGGCGACGAAGGGGAGACTGTTTCGGCGGCGGGCGAGGCGGTAGTTCCGACGGAAAGGTAGACGACACGATCTCTGGCGTGACACACGGGGAAGGTGTAGAGTGCTGGCTCGGTGTCGTTGACTCGCGCTGTGGCGCCTGGGAAGCGCGCCTGGAGGGAGGGAAAGTCTGCAGCAGGTATTCGTTGCCAATACCGTTCGAACCGTCGAAAGGTTGAGACCTCGTGCGCTCAGGAAGTGCTGCGAGGATGGAGGCGGCGGTTGCTTGAGCGCCTTGCTTGGTCATGTCGTCTGCAGCTGTATCGTGGGGCGCAAGTGCAAGGTGTGCTTCTGCGACAACCATGGATGGCGAGGCGAGTGAGGGACCGACGTCAGTGAAAATATCGTTTGCGGTGCTGACAGTGGTAGCTGTGGCAGCGGCGGAGATTGCTCGTGTTGAGCTGATAGGCGCGCTGGAAGCAATCGACGCAATGAAAGGTAGCCGTTTTCATGTTTGCAGGATCGAGAAGAAGGGCACGCCCGTAGCCAAGAACGAGAGAATGGGAACAGAGTGAAAGATCGACCGATTGAGTGTCCTCATCACCGGGGTCACTGCTAAGGCGCTGACTCTCTTTCTAGCCATTGTCACGGGCTGAACGAGCTATACCGCATCATGTACGTTCTCACTTCATGCGCATTTGTCATAGAGTCTCATAGTAGTAGACGAAAGGTTTGCAAAGCTCGAATCAATTCAAGGTATAGGGCATACCAGTGGAGGTCTCATGTTCTCTTCCTCAAGTCAGGTCAACCAAGACCGTAATCTCAATGAAAAAATGGATACAAAGGAACTGTGGGTTGACGTGCACCCGTGCAGTGTTGATGTATCAGACCTGTGAGAACTATTAAAGTAGCTGCACTTCCTGACAAAAGTCAAGTCTCTCATGGGTAGCCTGGCGAACCAGGACTAAAATCTGGACAAGTCAGTACGTCTGTATCTAGCCTGTATCTAGACTGGACAAGCTGCTACAGATCCATGGATCGGATAGGTAACACAACCCAGTAACGATCTAGACCAGTAAACCTCTGGGCCAGTAACCACCTGGACACATAACACCTTAACCCAGCCTGAACCTAGACTGGATCTAGAACTGGACCCAGACTGGACAAAGCCAAAGCCAGTAACGACCTGGGCCAGGAATCTGGACAAGCCAATGCGAACCTCTtttgggggggggggggggacTCGGTTATTCTCCGGCCGCTCCGACGTAGGCAGCAGCGCTCGGACGCTTGCGCGGTGGCGAAGTGAAGGTGAAGCCGTAGCCACGTGCTTTCTAGGGAGCGAATCAAATGGCTTGAACCGGGTCACTAGCAGTAGCTGGCAGTTGTCATTGCTATGAAATGATGTAAATCGGGGTCTATGAACAAGCGCAGCGCACATTTCCGCCAACGCACAGCTAGGCATCGTGGCAACTGCCTCGATGGCTCTGGAGGAATCTCGATTCACACAGTTGAGAACCAGATACTATATCGAGACAATTGGGATTGGCTTCGACATGGCCGCGTTAAGGAATGCTTTTCTTATAAACTCCACATACCCATCTCATCCCCTACCATGCGTGGCTTGAGTCCTAATTCTGAGATGCTCGAAGATAGCGCAAAGTCAAAGGGTGATTCACGGCCGTACTCAACTTTGACACTACATGGACGCAAAGCGCTTTCATGAATCTTCTAGTTCATGGTATTGTGTTAGAACGTTGCGACCGCGGTCTTGACCGCTGCAATTACGACATCAGTGAAGGTGAGTGTAGTCACGTGCTTAGCAAATGCGAAAGACAAGCTTACCACGCATGTCTCTGTGGCCATCAAGTAAGCATACAAAGAAGCGAACAAGGCGCTGAATCAGCCAAGTATCAAAAACCAAACTTGGTACCAACAGCAATAAGGCAGGGGATTCGACCAGTCAGGCGTAGGGAAGTGGTTCAAATAAGTACATATAGACGATGGGGTCGAGGCAGAAAGTTCAATGAAATTACTATCATTCAATCATTCATGTGGGCTCTGCCATTTACTCCAAGCCTATGTACAGATGGGTGAGATACCGGTTACACCTAACGACTTCCTCGCTCTCAGAAGTTGTTACCACCGGCACCACCGGCACCACCCTGCCATGCGTCGAGTGTTTCGATGAAGTCCTTGTAAAGTTGCTTCTGACAAGGGTGCACAAAGGCACAGTACGGGAGGTTGCAACTCTTGCCCAGTCGACACTTGTTGCGGTAGAGAGGCATCCTAGGCTGAACAGCAGAGATTGCTGGATGGCGGCGACTATCAATCTTATTACTGTAGTAAATTGCGCTCACTGAAGATGTAGAGGAGAGCATACCGAGGACGCCGAGCCGTACGAATGGGCAGCGAATGATGAGCTTGGGAGATACCTGGGACCTCGTGGGTGAGCGCTTGCTGCGCAGGAACGGCTGCGAAACCATGAACATATTGATGCTGATCTGGTATCTGGCTGGCGTTGACAGAGTTGATGTAGACACTGTCGCGCACCTGCATCTGGCTGTTGACCTGACTATTGGAATTTTTGACCTCGTTAAGCTTGTCGATGCTAATCTTGACCTTTGCCTCCTCGACATTGGCTTACTTCTTGGCCGTTTCGCATCTCTCGGTCGCCGTCTTTTCTTCGATATTCAAAATCTCAATCCTCTTGAGAGTGGCATTGAGCTCATCTCTAGCAATTGTCAGCTCGCCCTTGATAATTTCCTCGGCAGTGCGCTCGATATTGGCGCGACGTGCAGGGTTGTATAGGGATTTGTAGTCATGAAGCGGGTCCATATTCCCAATGAGAGCGATGTCTCGTTCATGCTCAAGGGTGGCAATGTGCTCCTTGAGGCTGTCTACTTCCTTTTGATGGTTGGCCATCTGGTCAAACAGACTGCCATTGAGTCGCTCCAGCGCAACCACCAATGCTGCCTCTGCCCTTTCAATATCATTGCTTGCCACTAAATCCGGGTTGTGGATCTTATCGATGATGGTCCGGGCTTTGCGCTGTGTCGAGTTTGCAGCTGCAGCGCGCAGAATGTCGGCGTGGCTGATGACGCTCTGCTCGTCGTCCAAGTCGAAGTCGTTACTGATGCTAGAGTCGTCGTCTGTGTGTCGGAGAATGATAGCACCGGAAACAGTACGGTCGTGGGTGATCTCGCCGTGATTTGCCATGATACGGGTGGGATTTCTAGAGTCTTACCCGAAAGCGCAAAGTCTTAGGCACACTTGTTGGTGCAAATGGCACGCCCGCTTGGGGTGGGCGCGGGGACCATGGGGCTAGGCCAAAAGAGGACATTGAGAGGAGAAAGGTTCGTTGGTTATGGAAGCGAAATGATACACTTATAGTGCGGAACGATTATGCGCCAGATGGAACACTGTACTCTCATGTAAGTTCCTTCGTATGATCAGAAATGGATGCATAGCCCCAGGCAACAGAACTCAGTGGTCGCAGCGAGCACCCCAAGGTCCCGAGGTTATCTTGATTGGTGTTCAAGGATATCCAGAACAATTGAAAGAGCTTTAAATCTACTCACCCAATAAAAGGGTGTGATTTGATTATTGCCAAACTACGGAAAGCACGCGACGTGGAACGATATTGCAGCGCACATGGAAACACTATGAGGGCTCGATCGTTCACTGAGAACACATTGAAAACAGGAAAACCTAATGTTGCCGGGTGGCTACTTTCCGAGATAAGCGATTTCAAAGTCAAAATGTGAATGCGCGCTTCCAGTGCTGATCTGGTCATTTGGGTCCAAGGAGCTGATAATGACTATGAAAACCTGTCAAAGTATGATCTTGTATTACACGCTACATGTTATGCCTTGGCATTTACATCTTCATTCATAGTACTTGTATGCCATGAAAAGACATCTCGAAAGCATCCGTATCCAAACCCTGTTCACGCTCTGTTGTCGCAATCGTGTACAAGTACGCTTGAGCTGGTTGTCGCTGTCTAGCCTTCGCCCAGTTGGAATACTTCAGTATTTGAATGTCGTCTTTGTAGAAGATCTCCTGTTCAGGATGAACGAAACCATATGCATCCCAGCCGCATTGCATTCCAAATTTGCACTGTTTGCGGTAACGAGGTAGAGATGGGCGGGCTACGGAGGTTGCAGTCTGGCGGCCACTATAATTCATGTTAGTAAATTACATATTGCTAGTCAAAGAGAATATGAGTATACCGTGGAAGAGGACCAGTGCTCAGAAGCACCTGGTCACGTAGTTGGGATAGTGTGGGATCGTCGGAGCGGGCTCTTGCGGCGCCGGAACTGGCGTATGACGTCGAACATCTTGATCTTGGCGTTCACTATGCTCGATGCGAAGAGAATTGATGTAGATGTTCGTTTGAGTCTGGATGTTGTTCTGGATGTTGATGGTTGCCGCGATACGCGACTCCTCTTTCACCAACTTCTCCAAAGCCTCTTTGTGATGTTTGACCTGCTCTTTGACTGCTTCGAGTTCCTTTGTCGCGACTTTGGCCTTGCTCTGATGAAGGTGAGCTTCGGCCTTTGCGAGTGTTGCCTTCTCTTGCTCAAGATGAACCTGTCCGATCGCCATGGCGAGTTCGCCGTTGACAATGTTATCAGCATTGCGCTGAATTTCGGAGCGGCGTGTAGAATGGTACAAAGACTGATATTGTTGTGGGGGTTCGAAGTCTCCGATACCGGCAATTTGTCGTTCGTTCTCAATCGTGCGGATGTGCTCTAGGTGATAGCGATCGTGTTGTGTGAGTCGTTCAACTTGTTCAAGCGCGTTTTTGTTTTAACGTCCGTCCCAGCGTAACAGGACACCCTGCGTGGCAGGACGCCGCGGACACCACCCAACACAACAAACGCAACAACGGGCTAGAGGTATACAGGCTCTCGGGATAGCAGCCTTAAGCTGCAAAGTTTATCCGCGCTTAGAGTCTTCTAGAAATACGTTCTGCTTACCGCGTAATACGACAATTTAGTATAagtgtcagatagcaggcgtgtcgagccgaaagtgccgacaccgctagctaataacgggttagcgtcttagcagaacaaaactctcagcgcgcaccttagaacagagacAACAACAAATAAATCAtaaacatccatcacttttgtgcaatatcttaTCTAATCTGACAATAAGCGTTAAGCGACCGCCTAGCTTTAGCTAGCAGTTAGTGTAGGGAAAGCTTATGCATCTTGTTAAAAGTCTATTAACTTACAGCTTGTTATATTATCATCCTATTCTAAGTATTGCAATTAAGCTTAAGAGGTTGTCGTGCCGTTGTGCTAATTCCAAGTCCGCCTGCTGGAAGTGCCCGATGAAGAGGCCCCGCATGTTAGGGTCTCACAGGATCAGATATACACCAAGGTTCCAAACCATGACACCGCACACCAATCTTAAAGTAGCTTAGCGGTAGCCTATTGCTGCTGACACTATATCTGTGGCTGTGCGGCTGTGTGGCGCTATTGCTAAGCGCTCTAGGACACTGGAAAACCGGCTTAGATTAGGAGCAGGGCTACGTGATGCTGAACCCTGGTGGCTTAGTCACCCTGCCGCCGCTTGCCCCACCATCGTCCTTAACTCTCTCTTTTTAGGCTTCCTTCACAACACATGCCTACTATTAAATTAGTATTTTTGCCCGCTTCACCCCTGCTTATAATGCTTACTAGGCGGTTGTTTTTATTACTACTTTAAATTTAGTAAAGCAGACAAGTGATACTTCAGCAATGCCACTGCTTGATCTACCAAATGAGTTGCTCCAAAATATATCAGAATACCTAGAATCTGATAGAGATATCAACGCCATTGCACAAGCTGACGGCCGCCTTTACTGTCTCCTAGATCGCTACCTCTACCGCTACAATATACAACAATCTGGAAGCTCAGCGCTGCTGTGGGCTGCCCGACATGGCCAAGAAGTGACAGCGCAAAAGTTGCTGAAGGAAAATGCCAATATACAGGCTAAAAATGACAATGACGAGGCACCGCTGTTTTTGGCGGCAGAGAATGGGCATAAACAGGTAGTAAAGCTGCTGATTGACAAGGGCGCCGACGTCAATGCACAGAGTGGACTCTTCGGCGACGCACTCCAGACGGCTTCAGCTGGAGGCTACGAGCAGGTGGTGAAGATGCTTctcgacaagggcgccgacGTCAACACGCAGCGCGGATAttacggcaacgcactgcaggcgGCTTCAAGAGTAGGCCACGAGGCGGTGGtgaagatgctgctcgacaagggcgccAACCCgaacgcgcagggtggagattacggcaacgcactgcaggcagctt
The sequence above is a segment of the Pyrenophora tritici-repentis strain M4 chromosome 3, whole genome shotgun sequence genome. Coding sequences within it:
- a CDS encoding AstE-AspA domain containing protein, with amino-acid sequence MQLLSAIATTAVLAGSASAVNFTGDVVNGVPVIQGLNLADVPPQTVSKYYLRAGELNGGHPVHIPIMVARGTKESLETGKKLSLSGTIHGDELNPVRVVQRIFEQLQDQVATLNGTVIGIPTVNPMGIYLNQRNYFSSGASGSLTNVNRIFPGVAATEGGSGPQILAYNIWNHIWGNMSNVDVGIDLHTPSSGGETSLWCYSDFRLPYVERLAKLLQPDTLKIDPGEPGSIETTFIDYKIPSLTVEMGQAKVWNNSLIDRVVDYVNRVMVDLKITPSNTTVEPDLSKTYIITTFHDTSSQYGGFVERLVGVDEMVSKGQPIAHVRNPFGDILETLVAPENGRMFQSPRDPSIEPGGSVGQIAR
- a CDS encoding PhoD, Phosphodiesterase-alkaline phosphatase D; amino-acid sequence: MKLQFLPLLSLASIASASWSKNLNYRSPSEHHPALGISIHKVVKRNNPGSAYAPSSLNFTHGVASGDPYPNSVILWTRIAPQSDNSQSNVTVTGYAPLFDHDNEKYVHVSKSPICVEYKVYENKDCSKVVDSGKVFTSSDVDFTVKVKAKNLKAYSTYYYQFNVCGSDNKSPLGRTKTTPNADDDVTSVSLAIYSCSNYPFGFFNAYGNPVRKDSVDYVVHLGDYIYEYKNGDYGWGNSIGRIPQPDHEIFTLYDYRKRLATYRTDLDLVASHQQFPWIPVWDDHEVSDNTYRDGASELNNTENSFLRDGGVSVDQRKMNAVRAYFEWMPIRQVDMDDNLRIWRSFSIGKLVDLMMLDTRQYDRSITDLYWNTDYIHEISNDAGRSLMGSRQENWFYRSLSESAERGATWRIVGSQIVFSRVNQSAAYGSENPLNYDAWDGYQSNRNRTLHHLYSSKINNNIFLAGDSHASWVSDLVWLGEEDYNSSTGAGSIGVEFAGSAVTSPCPYGANITLATANNYSSIIQSANTELQWQDLYYRGYFELHFSHDEVNANFFGMPTVVTRNGWEIPLANFTVKSGENRLQRPVAGGVVESGSLKGGKTVQNNLTLDTNNGSWFVSRANLEVL
- a CDS encoding CHRD domain containing protein: MHFTTTVIAGLVAAPLALAAPSVLPGNILTGDYRSSYFDAEYTVNATPDLVIANTGEAVPGQPGATGVFRYGINVADNVICYNIKLSGVTGEYKSPAATATHIHEGVAGKAGPPRIAFPNPTGTDSCRTSVGCLKGPFITGIKNNATGLDQGDGFNVGKILANPSGFFTDTHTVEYSAGAVRGQLCK
- a CDS encoding FAP multi-domain protein, with the translated sequence MSQNKNPNAVSDGRQFAGHVAPSEPLMSGGHKPGVNIGNDSAPEFHAQTLPAGTAPAHSTHTPNPPLNNQGLYHHASDTIQGATSSDVHMGLGHPGQGQTSQELHDGRRVGQGLAGLASGVGDQQTGGDVRDLKDLPKHAAQRNLGDVPTGQRGNVGGPPAEEREPTRVGGLED